A section of the Phaseolus vulgaris cultivar G19833 chromosome 8, P. vulgaris v2.0, whole genome shotgun sequence genome encodes:
- the LOC137824335 gene encoding pentatricopeptide repeat-containing protein At2g42920, chloroplastic, whose amino-acid sequence MPILCSALPPSSSPSIANFISDHPCLTMLQNQCTNMKDLQKIHPHIIKTGLALDHIAASRVLTFCASSSGDINYAYLVFTGIPNPNLYCWNTIIRGFSRSSTPQFAISLFVDMLYSAVEPQRLTYPSVFKAYAQLGAGHDGAQLHGRVVKLGLEKDQFISNTILYMYANSGLMSEARRVFDEPLELDVVACNSMIMGLAKCGEVDKSRRLFDNMPTRTAVSWNSMISGYVRNGRLTEGLELFRKMQEEGVEPSEFTMVSLLSACAHLGALQHGEWVHDYIKRGNFKLNVIVLTAIIDMYCKCGSIEKAVEVFAASPTRGLPCWNSIIIGLALNGHEREAIEYFSKLESSNIKPDCVSFIGVLTACKYLGAVREARDYFALMMDKYEIEPSIKHYTCLVEVLGHAALLEEAEEVIKGMSIEADFIIWGSLLSSCRKHGNVEIAKRAAQRVFELNPREASGYLLMSNVQAASNQFEEALEHRILMKERLVEKEPGCSSIELHGEVHEFLAGGRLHPKDREIYSLLND is encoded by the coding sequence ATGCCAATTCTCTGTTCTGCACTTCCTCCATCATCATCACCCTCCATAGCAAACTTCATCTCTGACCACCCATGCCTTACCATGCTCCAAAACCAATGCACCAACATGAAAGACCTCCAAAAGATTCATCCCCACATCATCAAAACTGGCCTTGCTCTTGACCACATTGCCGCTAGCCGTGTTCTCACTTTCTGTGCCTCTTCATCTGGGGACATCAACTATGCTTACTTGGTCTTCACCGGGATTCCAAACCCAAATCTTTATTGTTGGAACACAATCATCAGAGGCTTCTCTCGGAGCTCAACCCCTCAGTTTGCAATTTCTCTTTTTGTTGATATGTTGTATTCTGCTGTTGAGCCCCAACGGCTCACTTACCCTTCTGTTTTCAAGGCTTATGCTCAATTGGGTGCTGGCCATGATGGAGCTCAGCTTCATGGGAGGGTTGTAAAATTGGGTCTTGAAAAAGACCAGTTTATTAGTAATACCATCTTGTACATGTATGCTAATAGTGGGCTAATGAGTGAGGCTAGAAGAGTGTTTGATGAACCATTGGAACTTGATGTGGTAGCTTGCAATTCAATGATTATGGGGCTTGCTAAGTGTGGGGAAGTTGATAAATCTAGGCGGCTGTTTGATAACATGCCCACAAGAACAGCAGTTTCTTGGAATTCTATGATTAGTGGATATGTTAGGAATGGGAGGCTAACGGAGGGATTGGAGCTTTTCCGCAAGATGCAGGAAGAAGGGGTTGAGCCTAGTGAATTTACAATGGTGAGCTTGTTAAGTGCTTGTGCCCATTTAGGAGCACTTCAACATGGGGAATGGGTTCATGATTATATAAAAAGGGGTAATTTTAAGTTGAATGTCATTGTTCTCACGGCAATAATTGACATGTATTGCAAGTGTGGATCTATTGAAAAGGCTGTTGAAGTGTTTGCGGCATCACCCACAAGAGGATTACCATGTTGGAACTCCATCATAATAGGACTAGCCTTGAATGGTCACGAGAGAGAAGCAATTGAGTACTTCTCTAAGCTTGAATCCTCAAATATAAAGCCAGACTGTGTAAGTTTCATTGGTGTTTTAACTGCTTGCAAATATTTAGGAGCAGTAAGAGAAGCAAGGGACTATTTTGCCCTCATGATGGATAAGTATGAGATTGAGCCATCAATAAAACACTACACTTGCTTGGTTGAAGTGCTAGGTCACGCTGCGCTCCTTGAAGAAGCAGAAGAAGTAATAAAGGGTATGTCCATAGAGGCAGATTTTATCATATGGGGATCTTTGCTCTCATCTTGTAGGAAGCATGGGAATGTAGAAATTGCAAAAAGAGCTGCacaaagagtttttgagttAAATCCGAGGGAAGCCAGTGGCTATTTACTTATGTCCAATGTTCAGGCTGCATCCAACCAATTTGAAGAGGCTTTGGAGCACAGAATTTTGATGAAGGAAAGATTGGTAGAGAAGGAACCAGGATGCAGTTCAATAGAACTACATGGAGAGGTTCATGAGTTCTTGGCAGGGGGGAGGCTACACCCTAAAGATCGAGAAATTTACTCTTTACTGAATGACTGA
- the LOC137824336 gene encoding AT-hook motif nuclear-localized protein 16: MDRKQEQEKENSNMSSIDVTIITPKVPKAVSPVSSAAEGDTLRRPRGRPAGSKNKPKPPIIVTRDSANALKAHAMEVSSGCDVNESLLNFARRKQRGLYILNGTGCVTNVTLRQPGSSGAIVTLHGRFEILSLLGSILPPPAPPGITGLTIYLAGAQGQVVGGAVVGALIASGPLVIMAASFMHATFDRLPLEDDELAAAMQNQHYQNGRTHHLDISDLYAMPQNLLMNGTMPPEIYSWAPGRNLSKT; the protein is encoded by the coding sequence ATGGATAGAAAGCAAGAacaggagaaggagaactcaaaCATGTCTAGCATTGATGTTACTATAATAACTCCGAAAGTCCCAAAAGCAGTTTCACCTGTTTCTTCTGCAGCAGAGGGGGACACCTTAAGGAGGCCACGTGGAAGGCCAGCAGGGTCCAAAAACAAGCCTAAGCCACCCATAATTGTGACCAGAGATAGTGCTAATGCACTGAAGGCTCATGCCATGGAAGTGAGTTCAGGGTGTGATGTGAATGAAAGTTTGTTGAACTTTGCAAGGAGAAAGCAACGTGGCCTTTACATACTCAATGGGACAGGGTGTGTAACAAATGTAACACTGCGCCAGCCAGGCTCATCTGGTGCCATTGTGACCCTTCATGGTAGGTTTGAGATTCTGTCACTGCTGGGATCAATCCTTCCCCCACCAGCCCCTCCAGGGATCACAGGCCTCACAATTTACTTGGCTGGTGCTCAAGGGCAAGTTGTGGGAGGTGCAGTGGTTGGTGCTTTGATTGCTTCGGGCCCTCTTGTAATCATGGCTGCATCATTCATGCATGCTACTTTCGATCGTCTGCCTTTGGAAGATGATGAACTTGCTGCTGCAATGCAGAATCAGCATTACCAAAATGGACGCACCCACCATCTTGATATCTCTGACTTGTATGCAATGCCACAGAACCTGCTCATGAATGGTACAATGCCCCCAGAGATATACTCCTGGGCACCAGGGCGGAACTTGTCAAAAACATGA